A region from the Mycobacterium heidelbergense genome encodes:
- a CDS encoding DUF6912 family protein gives MIEVYIPATLAMLRQLVADGSLWPVNGTAFAVTPTLREAYARGDDEELAEVALREAALASLRLLASDAGATMPPRRAVLAAEVDMAESGATYRSDLDDAVVRLGAPVAIDQVIAAYVDNAAAEPDVLRAIEVIDAADLGDEDAELIVGDALDHDLAWYANQELPFLLDLL, from the coding sequence ATGATCGAGGTCTACATCCCGGCCACCTTGGCGATGCTGCGGCAGCTCGTCGCGGACGGCTCGCTGTGGCCGGTCAACGGCACCGCGTTCGCGGTGACGCCGACGCTGCGCGAGGCCTACGCGAGGGGCGACGACGAGGAGCTCGCCGAGGTGGCGCTGCGCGAGGCGGCGCTGGCGTCGCTGCGGCTGCTGGCGAGCGACGCCGGTGCCACTATGCCGCCCCGGCGCGCGGTGCTGGCCGCCGAGGTCGACATGGCCGAATCCGGGGCCACCTACCGCTCCGACCTCGACGACGCCGTCGTGCGGCTCGGCGCGCCGGTGGCGATCGACCAGGTGATCGCCGCCTACGTCGACAACGCCGCCGCCGAGCCGGACGTCCTCAGGGCGATCGAGGTGATCGACGCCGCCGACCTGGGCGACGAGGACGCCGAGCTGATCGTCGGCGACGCGTTGGACCACGACCTCGCGTGGTACGCGAACCAGGAGCTGCCATTCCTGCTCGACCTGCTCTGA
- the ppk2 gene encoding polyphosphate kinase 2: MTKTKSTTPPPRRISDAVYEAELFRLQTEFVRLQEWVRHSGARLVIVFEGRDGAGKGGTIKRITEYLNPRVARIAALPAPTDRERGQWYYQRYIAHLPAAGEIVLFDRSWYNRAGVEKVMGFCTPQEHALFLRQTPIFEQMLIDDGILLRKYWFSVSDTEQLRRFKARLNDPVRQWKLSPMDMESLYRWEDYSRAKDEMMVHTDTPVSPWYDVESDIKKHARLNMMAHLLSTIEYHDVERPKVKLPKQPVVSGNYQRPPRELSRYVDDYAATLIGE; this comes from the coding sequence GTGACGAAAACAAAATCCACCACGCCGCCGCCGCGCCGAATCTCCGACGCCGTATACGAGGCCGAATTGTTCCGGCTGCAAACGGAATTCGTGAGGCTGCAGGAATGGGTGCGGCATTCCGGGGCGCGCCTCGTGATCGTCTTCGAAGGCCGTGACGGAGCGGGCAAGGGCGGGACCATCAAGCGGATCACCGAGTACCTGAACCCGCGCGTCGCCCGCATCGCGGCGCTGCCCGCGCCGACCGATCGCGAACGCGGCCAGTGGTATTACCAGCGTTACATCGCCCACCTTCCCGCCGCGGGGGAAATCGTGCTCTTCGATCGGTCGTGGTACAACCGCGCCGGCGTCGAGAAAGTCATGGGATTCTGCACGCCGCAGGAGCATGCGCTGTTTTTGCGGCAGACCCCCATCTTCGAGCAGATGCTGATCGACGACGGGATCCTGTTGCGCAAGTATTGGTTTTCGGTCTCCGACACCGAACAGCTGCGCCGGTTCAAGGCGCGGCTGAACGACCCTGTCCGGCAATGGAAACTCAGCCCGATGGACATGGAATCGCTGTACCGGTGGGAGGACTATTCGCGCGCCAAGGACGAGATGATGGTGCACACCGACACCCCCGTCAGCCCTTGGTACGACGTGGAATCGGACATCAAGAAGCACGCGCGGCTGAACATGATGGCCCACCTGTTGTCGACGATCGAATACCACGACGTGGAGCGGCCCAAGGTCAAACTGCCCAAACAGCCGGTGGTGAGCGGCAACTACCAGCGCCCGCCGCGCGAGCTGTCGAGGTACGTCGACGACTACGCGGCCACCCTGATCGGGGAGTGA
- a CDS encoding WS/DGAT/MGAT family O-acyltransferase: protein MVTRLSPADASFYRLENTATPMYVGSLSILRRPRAGLSYETLLATIEQRLPQIPRYRQKVREVRIGMARPVWIDDADFDITYHVRQSALPSPGSDEQLHELIARLAARPLDKARPLWEMYLVEGLAKNRVALYTKSHQALINGMTALEIGHVIADRTQRPPPFPEDIWIPERDPGSTRLVLGAIGDWLGGPGTQLQAVGSAVTGLVTNYGELLDAGRRVLDIARAVARGTAPSSPLNATVSRHRRFTVARGSLEDYRAVRARYDCDVNDVVLAVIAGALGNWLMSRGVAVSPTATVRAMAPLSVYADDQLDSTGPGQTISQVVPFLVDLPVGEANPVVRLSQIAHATESNPTAGSLVDARTIVTLSGFAPPTLHAMGIRVATGFPSFSKRTFNLLITNAPGAQSQMYIAGAKLLETYAVPPLLHNQALAISVTSYNGMLYFGINADRDAMSDVDLLPGLLGQALEELLEASR from the coding sequence ATGGTGACCCGGTTGTCCCCGGCGGACGCGTCCTTCTATCGGCTGGAGAACACGGCCACCCCGATGTACGTCGGCTCGCTGTCCATCCTGCGCCGCCCGCGGGCCGGGCTGAGCTACGAGACGCTGCTGGCCACCATCGAACAGCGGCTGCCCCAGATACCGCGGTACCGGCAGAAGGTGCGGGAAGTGCGGATTGGCATGGCCAGGCCCGTGTGGATCGACGACGCCGACTTCGACATCACCTATCACGTGCGGCAGTCGGCGCTGCCGTCGCCGGGCAGTGACGAGCAGCTGCACGAGCTGATCGCGCGGCTGGCCGCGCGGCCGCTGGACAAGGCGCGGCCCCTGTGGGAGATGTACCTGGTCGAGGGCCTGGCCAAAAACCGCGTCGCCCTCTACACCAAGTCGCACCAGGCGCTGATCAACGGCATGACCGCCCTGGAGATCGGCCATGTCATCGCCGACCGGACCCAGCGCCCGCCGCCGTTCCCCGAAGACATCTGGATACCGGAGCGCGACCCCGGCAGCACGCGGTTGGTCTTGGGCGCGATCGGCGACTGGCTGGGCGGTCCGGGCACCCAGCTGCAGGCCGTGGGGTCCGCGGTGACCGGGCTGGTGACCAACTACGGCGAACTGCTGGACGCGGGCCGCCGCGTTCTCGACATCGCGCGCGCGGTGGCGCGCGGCACCGCGCCCAGCAGCCCGCTCAACGCGACCGTGTCGCGGCACCGGCGCTTCACGGTCGCCCGCGGCAGCCTCGAGGACTATCGCGCGGTGCGCGCGCGCTACGACTGCGACGTCAACGACGTGGTGCTTGCCGTGATCGCGGGCGCGCTGGGCAACTGGTTGATGTCGCGCGGGGTGGCGGTGTCACCGACGGCGACGGTTCGGGCGATGGCGCCGCTCTCCGTCTACGCCGACGACCAGCTCGACTCGACCGGGCCCGGCCAAACGATCAGCCAGGTCGTGCCCTTCCTGGTCGATCTGCCGGTGGGGGAGGCGAATCCGGTGGTGCGGCTGTCGCAGATCGCCCACGCCACCGAGTCGAACCCGACGGCGGGCAGCCTGGTCGACGCCAGGACCATCGTCACGTTGTCCGGGTTTGCGCCACCCACGTTGCACGCCATGGGCATCCGGGTCGCGACCGGCTTCCCGAGCTTTTCCAAGCGGACGTTCAACTTGTTGATCACCAACGCCCCCGGAGCCCAGTCGCAGATGTACATCGCCGGCGCCAAGCTGCTGGAGACCTACGCGGTGCCGCCGCTGCTGCATAACCAGGCTTTGGCCATCAGCGTGACGTCCTATAACGGCATGCTGTATTTCGGGATCAACGCCGACCGCGACGCGATGAGCGACGTCGACCTGCTGCCGGGGTTGTTGGGCCAGGCGCTCGAGGAACTTCTCGAGGCCTCCCGTTAA
- a CDS encoding Rv3235 family protein, with amino-acid sequence MTISPAVSPPGRDAFAVTPVVEYEPPTQDVRRDSQCRQPSPATLRGRARAPRRPYARRQPRAAQAEAAPVASAPMRQAAIFADAALRRVLEVIDRRRPAAQLRPMLAPSLVDSVLSIDRSAAGREGAAVLRRMRLQPAGHRDPDTAAEVFGSYSRGDRLHAVACRVERVRAGAGTRWLVVALHIG; translated from the coding sequence TTGACCATTAGCCCCGCCGTGAGTCCGCCCGGCCGCGACGCTTTCGCCGTGACGCCCGTCGTCGAGTACGAACCGCCGACGCAGGACGTGCGGCGAGACTCCCAGTGCCGGCAGCCGTCCCCGGCGACGCTGCGCGGCCGCGCGCGTGCGCCGCGCCGGCCCTACGCCCGCCGGCAACCCAGGGCGGCGCAGGCGGAGGCCGCCCCGGTCGCGTCGGCGCCGATGCGCCAGGCGGCGATCTTCGCCGACGCCGCGCTGCGCCGGGTGCTGGAGGTCATCGACCGGCGCCGGCCCGCCGCTCAGCTGCGCCCCATGCTGGCGCCCAGCCTGGTGGATTCGGTGCTCTCCATCGACCGTTCGGCGGCCGGGCGCGAGGGCGCCGCGGTGCTGCGCCGGATGCGGCTGCAACCGGCCGGGCACCGCGATCCCGACACCGCGGCGGAGGTCTTCGGCTCCTACAGCCGCGGGGACCGCCTCCACGCCGTCGCCTGCCGGGTGGAACGGGTGCGCGCCGGCGCCGGCACCCGCTGGCTGGTCGTGGCGCTGCACATCGGCTGA
- a CDS encoding cation:proton antiporter — protein MQVSGALLFQLGALLATLAVLGAVARRFALSPIPVYLLAGLSLGKGGLLPVAAAGDFITTAAPIGIVLLLLTLGLEFSASEFASSLRHHLPSAGVDIVLNATPGAVAGWLLGLDGVAILALAGVTYISSSGVIARLLEDLGRLGNRETPAVLSVLVLEDFAMAAYLPLFAVLALRGGWLHAVGGMAAAVGALVVAFAASYRWGHHVGRLVEHPDSEQLLLRVLGITLMVAAVAESLHASAAVGAFLVGLTLTGETADRARRVLGPLRDLFAAIFFLAIGLSVDPHELLPMLPVALVLAVVTAATKVATGIIAARRDGVARRGQLRAGAALIARGEFSLIIIGLVGTSIPAAAALATAYVFVMAIAGPVLARYAGGPAPADPAT, from the coding sequence ATGCAGGTTTCGGGGGCGCTGCTGTTCCAACTCGGCGCCCTCCTGGCCACGCTCGCCGTATTGGGCGCTGTCGCACGGCGGTTCGCGCTGTCCCCGATCCCGGTGTACCTGCTGGCGGGCCTGTCGCTGGGCAAGGGCGGCCTGCTGCCGGTCGCCGCCGCGGGTGACTTCATTACGACGGCCGCGCCCATCGGCATCGTGTTGCTGCTGCTGACCCTCGGCCTGGAATTCTCCGCGTCCGAATTCGCCAGCAGCCTGCGCCACCACCTGCCGTCGGCCGGGGTCGACATCGTCCTCAACGCCACGCCCGGCGCGGTGGCCGGCTGGCTGCTGGGTTTGGACGGCGTCGCCATCCTGGCCCTGGCCGGGGTCACCTACATCTCGTCGTCCGGTGTCATCGCGCGGCTGCTGGAGGACCTGGGCAGGCTCGGTAACCGGGAAACGCCGGCCGTGCTGTCGGTGCTGGTGCTCGAGGACTTTGCGATGGCGGCCTACCTGCCGCTGTTCGCGGTCCTGGCGTTGCGCGGCGGCTGGCTGCACGCCGTCGGCGGCATGGCGGCCGCGGTCGGCGCGCTGGTGGTGGCGTTCGCCGCGTCCTACCGCTGGGGCCACCACGTCGGTCGGCTGGTCGAGCATCCCGACTCCGAGCAACTGCTGCTGAGGGTCCTGGGGATCACCCTGATGGTGGCGGCGGTGGCCGAATCGCTGCACGCGTCGGCCGCCGTCGGCGCCTTCCTGGTCGGGCTCACCCTGACCGGTGAGACGGCGGACCGGGCGCGCCGGGTGCTGGGGCCGCTGCGCGACCTGTTCGCCGCCATCTTCTTCCTGGCGATCGGCCTGTCGGTCGACCCGCACGAGCTGCTTCCCATGCTCCCGGTGGCGCTGGTCCTGGCCGTCGTCACCGCCGCGACCAAGGTCGCCACCGGGATTATCGCCGCCCGGCGCGACGGCGTGGCGCGGCGCGGGCAACTGCGTGCGGGCGCCGCGCTGATCGCCAGGGGCGAGTTCTCGTTGATCATCATCGGATTGGTCGGCACGTCCATCCCCGCGGCCGCGGCGCTGGCGACGGCCTACGTCTTCGTCATGGCGATCGCGGGCCCGGTGCTGGCCCGCTATGCGGGCGGCCCGGCGCCGGCCGATCCCGCGACCTGA
- a CDS encoding cation:proton antiporter regulatory subunit — MDVKEVLLPGVGLRYEFTSHKGDRVGIIARRGGEFDVVRYAADDPDQARPVLHLTDDEAEAVAQILGAPRIAERFTELSRQVPGLETGQIHLVAGSPFVDHPLGDTHARTRTGASIVAIVRNEEVLASPGPSEMLRAQDVLIVIGTEDGIAAVEQIIDKG, encoded by the coding sequence ATGGATGTCAAGGAGGTGTTGCTGCCGGGCGTCGGCCTTCGGTACGAATTCACCAGCCACAAGGGTGACCGGGTCGGCATCATCGCCCGGCGCGGCGGCGAATTCGACGTCGTCCGTTACGCGGCCGACGATCCCGACCAGGCCCGGCCGGTCCTGCACCTGACCGACGACGAGGCCGAGGCCGTGGCCCAGATCCTGGGCGCGCCCCGCATCGCCGAGCGGTTCACCGAACTGTCCCGCCAAGTGCCCGGGCTCGAGACGGGGCAGATCCACCTCGTGGCCGGCAGCCCATTCGTGGACCACCCGCTGGGAGACACCCACGCCCGCACCCGCACGGGTGCGTCGATCGTCGCGATCGTGCGCAACGAGGAAGTGCTCGCCTCACCCGGTCCGAGCGAAATGCTGCGCGCGCAAGACGTTTTGATCGTGATCGGCACCGAAGACGGCATCGCCGCGGTCGAGCAGATCATCGACAAGGGCTGA
- the mddA gene encoding methanethiol S-methyltransferase, with translation MKRYLIVGYGAASYASFLVAFVYAIGFVGNIVVPRSVDHAIAAPTGQAVAVNVALLGVFAVQHSVMARQGFKRWWTRFVPPSIERSTYVWLSSAALLLLYWQWRTMPTIIWDVRHPAGRSVVWAAFWLGWAMVFASSFMINHFDLFGLRQVYLAWREKPYTDVGFRAHLFYRWVRHPLMLGFLIAFWAAPTMTAGHLLFAAATTGYILIALHIEERGLVAALGDDYRDYRRDVPMLLPLRHWPRRGPTEAVGQH, from the coding sequence ATGAAGCGTTACCTGATCGTCGGTTACGGCGCGGCGAGCTACGCGTCGTTCCTGGTGGCCTTCGTCTACGCGATCGGTTTCGTCGGCAACATCGTGGTACCGCGGAGCGTCGATCACGCGATCGCGGCGCCGACGGGCCAGGCGGTCGCGGTCAACGTGGCCCTGCTCGGCGTGTTCGCGGTCCAGCACAGCGTCATGGCTCGGCAGGGGTTCAAGCGGTGGTGGACGCGATTCGTGCCGCCGTCGATCGAACGCAGCACCTACGTGTGGCTGTCGAGCGCGGCGCTGCTGCTGCTCTACTGGCAGTGGCGAACGATGCCCACAATCATCTGGGACGTGCGACACCCGGCCGGCCGCTCGGTGGTGTGGGCCGCGTTCTGGCTCGGGTGGGCGATGGTGTTCGCCTCGAGCTTCATGATCAATCACTTCGACCTGTTCGGGCTGCGGCAGGTGTATTTGGCGTGGCGGGAAAAGCCGTACACCGACGTCGGCTTCCGCGCCCATTTGTTCTACCGCTGGGTGCGCCACCCGCTCATGCTGGGATTCCTGATCGCGTTCTGGGCGGCGCCCACGATGACGGCCGGGCATCTGCTCTTCGCGGCCGCCACCACCGGCTACATCCTGATCGCGCTGCACATCGAAGAGCGCGGCCTCGTTGCGGCGCTCGGCGACGACTATCGCGATTACCGCCGCGACGTGCCGATGCTGCTGCCTTTAAGGCATTGGCCGCGTCGGGGCCCGACGGAAGCGGTTGGCCAGCACTGA